The Flavobacteriales bacterium genome window below encodes:
- a CDS encoding prolipoprotein diacylglyceryl transferase encodes MNLFAFITWDINPNIIESPIMIRYYGLLFGLAFFAGFTLMKKMFANEKISEEWLDKILMYAVVGTVVGARLGHVFFYEWDYYSQHLLEIPQVWKGGLASHGAAIAIVIAMWIYAKRVTKGTKTVLWTLDKVVLTVALAAGLIRVGNLMNSEIVGDKSNANTAFFFQYETKNSLSHYFTTEAGDITLEHTDKTIEKNGFNYPISSVTFPIYNKNVVEEDINEFYKSFSYYKHYDYQKESKLSADKELHYFVIDNRPTVSKTADGYVVHFDLAIIPRIPTQILEAVSYFIVFILLFWGYWKREWYKKEGLIFGVFFLLMFSARFIIEFWKEHQTDALAEASLNMGQWLSIPGIVIGLVFIVLALRKKTV; translated from the coding sequence ATGAATCTTTTCGCTTTTATCACTTGGGATATTAACCCTAATATCATCGAATCTCCAATTATGATTCGTTACTATGGGTTGTTGTTTGGATTAGCTTTTTTTGCAGGCTTTACGTTGATGAAAAAGATGTTTGCTAACGAAAAAATTAGCGAAGAGTGGTTGGATAAAATACTCATGTATGCTGTTGTGGGTACCGTTGTAGGGGCGCGTTTAGGACATGTTTTTTTCTACGAATGGGATTATTATTCACAACATTTATTGGAAATTCCTCAAGTTTGGAAAGGAGGGTTAGCAAGTCATGGTGCAGCGATAGCGATTGTTATTGCCATGTGGATTTATGCAAAACGTGTAACCAAAGGAACCAAAACAGTCTTGTGGACATTGGATAAAGTAGTCTTAACAGTTGCTTTGGCAGCAGGTTTAATTCGAGTTGGAAATTTAATGAACTCGGAGATTGTTGGCGATAAAAGCAATGCTAATACCGCATTTTTCTTTCAATATGAAACCAAAAACTCTCTTTCTCATTATTTTACAACTGAGGCTGGAGATATAACATTAGAACATACCGATAAAACCATCGAAAAAAATGGATTTAATTATCCTATTAGCTCGGTTACTTTTCCTATTTATAACAAGAATGTCGTTGAAGAGGATATTAATGAGTTCTACAAGAGTTTTAGCTATTATAAGCATTATGACTACCAAAAAGAGTCCAAACTATCAGCAGATAAAGAATTACACTATTTTGTAATTGATAATCGACCAACAGTTTCTAAAACAGCCGATGGATATGTTGTTCACTTTGATTTAGCAATTATACCCCGTATTCCTACTCAAATTTTGGAAGCAGTAAGTTATTTTATTGTATTTATTTTACTTTTCTGGGGGTATTGGAAACGCGAATGGTATAAAAAAGAAGGACTAATTTTCGGAGTCTTTTTCTTATTGATGTTCTCGGCTCGATTTATTATAGAGTTTTGGAAAGAACATCAAACCGACGCATTAGCTGAAGCTTCCTTAAACATGGGACAGTGGTTAAGTATTCCAGGTATAGTAATAGGACTTGTTTTTATCGTCTTAGCATTGAGAAAAAAGACGGTTTAA
- a CDS encoding DUF983 domain-containing protein codes for MKAIAAAKGKCPKCEKGVIFRKKGTIFLLKLPVMNDTCPNCNYKFELEPGHFIGAMYVSYALVVGEGIGLYFVLAYFVTSITTLLILLFLAIILLSFFNFRYSRIIWIYFFS; via the coding sequence ATGAAAGCGATTGCAGCTGCTAAAGGAAAATGTCCTAAATGTGAAAAAGGAGTTATTTTTAGAAAAAAAGGAACTATTTTCTTGTTGAAGTTACCTGTAATGAATGACACTTGTCCGAACTGTAATTATAAGTTTGAACTAGAACCGGGTCATTTTATTGGAGCAATGTATGTTAGTTATGCCTTGGTTGTAGGAGAGGGGATAGGACTCTATTTTGTTTTAGCTTATTTTGTTACTTCAATTACTACTTTACTAATTTTACTATTTTTAGCTATTATTTTATTGAGTTTTTTCAATTTTAGATACTCAAGGATTATTTGGATTTATTTTTTTAGTTAA
- a CDS encoding AraC family transcriptional regulator — MPINPILNLSHFTIKDLTPDFYCNLFSDHLNQNHSKITVPHKHDFYLCVLFTAGYGTHQIDFNSYPIQPGSVFCLSPGQIHNWRFKGAVEGYIFFHSASFYEAQYTRKALTNFPFFLSNLNSSQINLTPKAIKRIVPLFKRLLESYQSNHVMKSHKICSLIDLIYIELYQEIVEKNLPTTPQSKAYGNTLHQLEQLIEQYYLTNKSPQFYADQLNITTKHLNRISKELINKTTSTLILERVILEAKRLLTHSRKNYSEIARYLGYDDYAYFSRLFKQKSGYSPSKFEKEVLKK; from the coding sequence ATGCCTATTAATCCAATTTTAAACCTTTCTCATTTTACCATAAAAGATCTTACACCAGATTTTTATTGTAATTTATTTTCTGACCACTTAAACCAAAATCATTCAAAAATTACCGTTCCACACAAACACGATTTTTATTTGTGCGTTTTATTTACAGCAGGATATGGAACACATCAAATTGACTTTAACTCCTATCCTATTCAACCAGGTAGTGTGTTTTGTTTATCTCCCGGTCAAATACATAATTGGCGTTTTAAAGGCGCTGTTGAAGGGTATATCTTTTTTCATTCAGCATCTTTTTATGAAGCGCAATACACACGTAAAGCCTTAACTAATTTTCCCTTTTTTCTTTCCAACCTCAATTCATCTCAAATCAACCTTACTCCAAAAGCTATTAAAAGAATTGTTCCATTATTTAAACGTTTGTTGGAAAGCTATCAAAGCAATCACGTGATGAAAAGCCATAAAATTTGTAGTCTGATTGACCTTATTTACATTGAGCTCTATCAAGAGATTGTAGAAAAGAACCTCCCTACAACTCCACAATCAAAAGCTTATGGCAATACCCTTCATCAGTTAGAACAATTAATAGAACAATATTACTTAACCAACAAATCGCCTCAATTTTATGCTGATCAGCTCAATATAACGACCAAACACTTAAACAGAATTAGTAAAGAATTGATTAATAAAACAACTTCAACCCTAATTTTAGAACGTGTGATTCTAGAAGCCAAACGTTTATTGACCCATTCAAGAAAAAACTACAGCGAAATTGCTCGATATTTGGGATATGATGACTATGCCTATTTTTCTAGGCTTTTTAAACAAAAAAGTGGTTATTCTCCTTCTAAATTTGAAAAAGAGGTCTTAAAAAAGTAA
- a CDS encoding energy transducer TonB, whose protein sequence is MNFFEFIERHKFSILGTIVIHIIIFVWMNLQLVQSRPYVANERVVMRLDFTEEEDETTEDEESLAATEQLNGSSPLTNVVANANQEKTTYTNQSFSKSKADQEVLDELKKLEAEEFNSIKHEQEDETTNNSSRTVDPGLVKEDAESNENASYGNDVRATANYFLPNRTPQHQPTPSYKCTAEGIVTLKIKVNQKGRVASLAIDETKTNTQNECLRNEALKYAKKWRFTQDFNDVAKKSGWIKFTYVSQ, encoded by the coding sequence TTGAACTTTTTCGAATTCATAGAGCGTCATAAGTTTAGTATTTTAGGTACTATTGTTATTCATATCATCATCTTTGTGTGGATGAATTTACAGTTGGTTCAAAGCAGACCATATGTGGCCAATGAACGCGTGGTGATGCGACTAGACTTTACAGAAGAGGAGGACGAAACAACAGAAGATGAAGAAAGTTTAGCAGCTACAGAACAGCTCAATGGTAGTTCTCCTTTAACTAATGTCGTAGCAAATGCAAATCAAGAGAAGACGACTTATACGAATCAAAGTTTTAGCAAATCTAAAGCAGATCAGGAAGTTTTAGATGAATTAAAAAAGTTAGAAGCCGAAGAGTTTAATTCCATCAAACATGAGCAAGAAGATGAAACGACCAATAACTCATCAAGAACTGTAGATCCTGGTCTTGTAAAAGAGGATGCTGAGTCGAATGAAAATGCAAGCTATGGAAATGACGTAAGGGCAACTGCCAACTACTTCTTACCCAATAGAACACCTCAACATCAACCTACTCCATCTTATAAATGTACAGCTGAAGGTATTGTTACCTTAAAAATTAAAGTCAATCAAAAAGGGAGAGTAGCTTCTTTGGCTATAGATGAAACAAAAACAAACACTCAAAACGAATGTTTACGTAATGAAGCGCTAAAATATGCCAAAAAATGGCGTTTTACACAAGATTTTAACGATGTAGCTAAAAAAAGTGGATGGATAAAATTCACTTATGTTTCCCAATAA
- a CDS encoding CCC motif membrane protein encodes MSEELDNFQIQGSKNVPNATAVLVLGILSIITCWTYGIIGLILGIIAIVLHKKDKAVYATNPAMYEQSFKNSKAGNICAIIGLILSGLFLLYIIAMVGIFATAFSAAAANPEFQDAMQQITDSLATQQY; translated from the coding sequence ATGAGCGAAGAACTAGACAATTTTCAAATCCAAGGGAGTAAAAACGTACCCAATGCAACTGCTGTATTAGTTTTAGGTATTTTATCTATTATTACCTGTTGGACCTATGGTATAATCGGTTTAATACTAGGTATTATTGCTATTGTTTTACATAAAAAAGATAAGGCTGTTTACGCCACAAATCCTGCGATGTATGAACAATCGTTTAAAAACTCTAAAGCTGGAAATATTTGTGCTATTATTGGTTTAATCTTATCTGGATTATTCTTATTGTATATTATTGCAATGGTTGGTATTTTTGCAACTGCATTTAGTGCTGCAGCAGCTAACCCTGAATTCCAAGATGCCATGCAACAAATCACTGATTCTTTAGCAACACAACAATACTAA
- a CDS encoding CCC motif membrane protein: protein MTLHNFEHKKLPNATAVLVLGILSICFCAAWGLPGLAMGIIALALYRKDKAVYDSDPQAYEQSFKNSSAGKICAIVGISLSAFMLLFLIIYFIILGSFFGAFFGLMNEAAKHNQNHRYEDYDDYYYEDELESDSSNTYVIEENIDSLSIEE, encoded by the coding sequence GTGACTTTACATAACTTTGAACATAAAAAATTACCCAATGCTACCGCTGTGTTAGTGTTGGGTATTTTGTCCATTTGCTTTTGTGCTGCATGGGGCCTTCCTGGTTTAGCTATGGGAATTATTGCACTGGCTTTATATAGAAAAGATAAAGCGGTATACGATTCAGATCCTCAAGCTTATGAACAATCATTTAAAAACTCAAGTGCTGGTAAAATTTGTGCTATTGTAGGAATTAGTCTTTCTGCCTTTATGCTTTTGTTTTTGATTATTTATTTTATCATTCTAGGAAGCTTTTTTGGAGCATTTTTCGGATTGATGAATGAAGCAGCAAAACATAATCAAAATCATAGATACGAAGACTATGATGACTACTATTACGAAGATGAACTTGAAAGTGATAGCTCCAATACGTATGTAATAGAAGAAAATATTGACTCACTATCAATAGAAGAATAA
- a CDS encoding DUF2752 domain-containing protein, which produces MLKCHWKETFGVECMGCGFQRSLMALLEGDFLTSLSLFPATIPLLFTFVYTVAHLIFGYQKGARNIIILFSFSAFLMLANFIYKIATSNPLH; this is translated from the coding sequence ATGTTAAAATGCCACTGGAAAGAAACATTTGGCGTTGAATGCATGGGTTGTGGTTTTCAACGTTCTTTGATGGCTTTATTGGAAGGTGATTTTCTAACCAGTTTAAGTTTGTTTCCCGCTACTATTCCTTTGTTATTTACATTTGTTTATACAGTGGCTCACCTTATTTTTGGTTATCAAAAAGGAGCTCGAAATATTATTATTTTATTTTCGTTCTCTGCTTTTTTAATGTTAGCTAATTTTATTTATAAAATTGCAACAAGCAATCCTTTACACTAA
- a CDS encoding VanZ family protein, translating to MILCSIPGQEFPDASFIDIPHFDKIVHFGLYFILSLVTIKGFYLQSSSTLLQQFPYLITLIYGTVLGLILELIQHHYIPFRSGDPLDLLANILGAITGAIGVHFRIVPRYFLLKN from the coding sequence GTGATATTATGTAGCATTCCGGGACAAGAGTTTCCGGATGCTTCGTTTATAGATATTCCCCACTTTGATAAAATCGTTCATTTTGGATTGTATTTTATACTTTCTTTAGTTACAATAAAAGGGTTTTATCTTCAAAGTAGTAGTACTTTACTACAGCAATTTCCTTATTTAATCACTTTAATTTATGGTACCGTTTTAGGATTAATTTTAGAGCTTATTCAGCACCATTATATTCCCTTTAGATCAGGAGATCCCTTGGATTTATTGGCAAATATATTGGGGGCAATAACAGGAGCAATTGGTGTTCATTTTAGGATTGTACCCCGTTATTTCTTATTAAAGAATTAG
- the gcvH gene encoding glycine cleavage system protein GcvH, which produces MNLPSNLKYTKDHEWVSVEGDVATVGITAFAQGELGDIVYVEIETEGETLDQEEVFGSVEAVKTVSDLFMPISGEIIEFNEALETTPETVNEDPYGEGWMIKIKIADMAQVDALLSAEGYQDLIG; this is translated from the coding sequence ATGAATTTACCATCAAATTTAAAGTACACAAAAGATCACGAATGGGTTAGTGTAGAGGGAGATGTAGCAACTGTAGGAATTACAGCGTTTGCTCAAGGAGAGTTAGGAGATATCGTTTATGTTGAAATCGAAACAGAGGGAGAAACACTAGATCAAGAGGAAGTTTTTGGTTCAGTAGAAGCAGTTAAAACAGTTTCTGATTTGTTCATGCCTATTTCAGGAGAAATTATTGAATTTAACGAAGCTTTAGAAACCACTCCAGAAACGGTTAACGAAGATCCTTATGGTGAAGGGTGGATGATTAAAATCAAAATTGCTGATATGGCTCAAGTTGATGCTTTATTATCAGCTGAGGGATACCAAGATTTAATAGGGTAA
- a CDS encoding protein-disulfide reductase DsbD N-terminal domain-containing protein: MKKIVAIILVFWTLFFVNQVKAQDESPVQWNFEITEDPNVMGMYELTFTANIAEKWHMYSQHLPSPDDGPLPTVFSFDYQDAFDIVGNVAEQTEPHAVFDDVFEVNVNYFDGKAVFKQLVSLNDKVNGATIKGAVSYMVCNDNTCLPPVDVPFALTIKP, translated from the coding sequence ATGAAAAAAATAGTTGCAATTATTTTGGTGTTCTGGACTCTGTTTTTTGTAAATCAAGTCAAAGCACAAGATGAAAGTCCTGTTCAGTGGAATTTTGAAATTACAGAAGACCCTAATGTAATGGGAATGTATGAGCTGACATTTACAGCCAATATAGCAGAAAAGTGGCACATGTATTCTCAACATTTACCAAGTCCAGATGATGGTCCTTTACCAACGGTTTTTTCTTTTGATTACCAAGATGCTTTTGATATTGTTGGGAATGTTGCTGAGCAAACTGAACCTCATGCTGTTTTTGATGATGTATTTGAGGTAAATGTTAATTATTTTGATGGAAAAGCAGTTTTTAAACAATTGGTTAGTTTAAACGATAAGGTTAATGGAGCTACCATAAAAGGAGCGGTATCTTACATGGTTTGTAACGATAATACTTGCTTGCCTCCAGTAGATGTTCCATTTGCTTTAACAATAAAGCCTTAA